Proteins encoded within one genomic window of Bradyrhizobium sp. AZCC 1719:
- a CDS encoding GntR family transcriptional regulator, translating to MNKRGELQFTLRIEDVPTVRSMVAQKLRGAIMSGRLKPGQRLVERELCEMMGVSRPSIREALRVLEADGLVKTVPHRGPVVSTISLEEAKQLYAARAVLEGFAGRECARLRDPDVVRRIGEALARLKAAFAEGDLTAALEAKTDFYAAMIGGCQNAFIERMLRPLHDRITLLRITSMSHPKRINKSLREVTAIWRAIQSGDPDLAEQCCVDHVKAAAVAALSMIEQSSAPKEKAVAEE from the coding sequence ATGAACAAACGCGGTGAATTGCAATTCACGCTTCGAATCGAGGACGTTCCGACCGTTCGCTCGATGGTCGCGCAAAAGCTGCGCGGAGCGATCATGTCGGGAAGGCTGAAGCCGGGCCAGCGCCTGGTCGAACGGGAGCTTTGCGAGATGATGGGCGTGAGCCGGCCGTCCATCCGCGAGGCGCTCCGGGTGTTGGAGGCGGATGGTCTCGTCAAGACGGTCCCTCACCGCGGTCCGGTGGTCAGCACCATCAGTCTCGAGGAAGCAAAGCAGTTGTACGCGGCGCGCGCCGTGCTCGAAGGATTTGCCGGCCGTGAATGCGCCCGTCTCCGCGATCCGGACGTGGTACGCAGAATTGGGGAAGCGCTGGCGCGGCTGAAGGCGGCATTCGCCGAGGGCGACTTGACCGCCGCCCTGGAAGCCAAGACGGATTTCTATGCGGCAATGATTGGCGGCTGCCAGAACGCCTTCATCGAGCGAATGCTCAGACCGCTGCACGACCGCATTACGCTGCTGCGGATTACCTCGATGTCGCATCCGAAACGTATCAACAAGAGCTTGCGCGAAGTCACCGCGATCTGGCGCGCGATCCAGAGTGGCGATCCCGATCTCGCCGAGCAGTGTTGCGTCGACCACGTCAAGGCGGCCGCGGTGGCCGCGCTCAGCATGATCGAGCAATCATCCGCTCCAAAGGAAAAAGCAGTGGCGGAGGAATAG
- a CDS encoding YybH family protein, translating to MQQQTQTLVDEWAHTFNSGKVADLARFYTPDARIVPPGRSTVVGAEAICAFFADIRAQGFRDYVVDLGDVFAKDASLVASGRWTLRGLGGGGPYKGNWLNIFARERTGWLIAVHMWN from the coding sequence ATGCAGCAACAGACGCAAACCCTCGTCGATGAGTGGGCTCACACATTCAACTCAGGCAAGGTCGCCGATCTGGCCCGCTTCTACACTCCGGACGCGCGGATCGTGCCGCCCGGACGATCGACCGTCGTCGGCGCGGAGGCGATCTGCGCGTTCTTTGCCGATATCCGCGCGCAAGGCTTTCGCGACTATGTTGTCGATCTTGGTGACGTGTTCGCGAAGGATGCCTCTCTGGTCGCGTCGGGCCGCTGGACACTTCGGGGACTCGGCGGTGGCGGTCCTTACAAGGGCAACTGGCTGAACATATTCGCGCGCGAACGAACGGGCTGGCTCATCGCCGTTCATATGTGGAACTGA
- a CDS encoding zinc ribbon domain-containing protein has translation MTLVRCADCGREISEQATACPECGRPLRERSSATAASGAWAGRPPYFYEYKSQTILFGLPLIHVMLGPTWLVGLRPARGIIAVGNIAVGFAAFGGVAMGVVAFGGVSLGILCIGGMALALGLGAGGIATGYWAVGGIAIGVYALGGLGISVHTLQNDPSLLRILNPPPSSSR, from the coding sequence ATGACTTTGGTGCGGTGCGCGGATTGTGGCCGGGAGATCAGCGAACAGGCGACGGCCTGTCCCGAATGCGGCAGGCCTTTGCGGGAACGAAGTTCCGCAACAGCGGCGAGCGGCGCGTGGGCAGGACGGCCGCCGTACTTCTATGAATACAAGTCACAGACAATTCTGTTCGGTCTGCCGCTCATCCACGTCATGCTTGGCCCGACGTGGCTTGTCGGCTTAAGGCCCGCCCGCGGCATCATTGCTGTGGGTAATATCGCCGTCGGCTTCGCCGCCTTTGGTGGGGTTGCGATGGGCGTGGTGGCGTTCGGCGGCGTCAGCCTCGGCATCCTGTGCATTGGTGGAATGGCGCTGGCGCTAGGCCTCGGGGCCGGCGGAATCGCCACGGGATATTGGGCCGTCGGCGGGATTGCGATCGGCGTCTATGCGCTCGGGGGCCTAGGGATTAGTGTTCACACCCTGCAGAACGATCCCAGTTTGCTCCGCATCCTCAACCCCCCGCCCAGTAGTTCTCGATGA
- a CDS encoding SDR family oxidoreductase, translated as MLKGKRALVTGATAGLGLAVAESLAGAGANIVLHDLVDPKATADQLRSRFDVEVTSVAADLSQRASIEAMMADLLGLGAIDILVNNAVVRHFAPVENFAPERWDEALAVNLSAPFHLIRLALPAMKARNWGRIINMASIYSTRAVADRIDYVTTKTAILGMTRAVAIETATSGITCNAISPGTLPTPAIQRKIASIAADESRAVDETTRDYLAARQPSGRFIGMESVGAMVVFLSSPAGQDITGATLPIDGGWAAA; from the coding sequence ATGCTGAAGGGAAAGCGGGCACTCGTGACCGGCGCGACGGCAGGACTGGGACTTGCCGTAGCGGAAAGCCTTGCCGGTGCGGGCGCCAACATCGTCCTTCATGATCTCGTCGACCCCAAAGCGACGGCAGACCAGCTTCGCTCCCGCTTTGATGTCGAGGTGACGAGCGTTGCCGCGGACCTGTCGCAGCGCGCATCCATCGAAGCCATGATGGCCGATCTGCTCGGGCTGGGCGCAATCGACATCCTGGTGAACAACGCCGTGGTCCGGCATTTCGCGCCGGTCGAGAATTTCGCACCGGAGCGATGGGACGAAGCGCTGGCCGTCAATCTGTCGGCGCCGTTTCACCTGATCCGCCTGGCATTACCTGCGATGAAGGCACGCAATTGGGGCCGCATCATCAACATGGCCTCGATCTACTCCACCCGCGCCGTGGCCGACCGCATCGACTACGTGACAACCAAGACCGCCATCCTCGGCATGACCCGGGCCGTCGCGATCGAAACGGCAACGAGCGGAATCACCTGCAACGCGATCAGCCCGGGCACCCTACCGACGCCGGCGATCCAGCGAAAGATTGCATCGATTGCAGCCGATGAAAGCCGGGCCGTTGACGAGACGACGCGCGACTATCTGGCGGCTCGGCAGCCGAGCGGACGGTTCATTGGGATGGAAAGCGTCGGAGCGATGGTTGTTTTCCTTTCCAGCCCGGCTGGACAGGACATCACCGGCGCGACCCTGCCGATCGATGGAGGCTGGGCCGCCGCATGA
- a CDS encoding tripartite tricarboxylate transporter substrate-binding protein, which yields MKFFKTIFLLLLLLSLRAPPAFAQEYPNRPITLVVPFSAGGPGDVIARLLGTSMSATLKQSIVIENVVGAGGTIGTNRVAKAAPDGYTLLLMHVGQATAPALYAKLPFDPIGDFAPIGLVTDVPMLLVARANFPAKDLKELVAYVRAQGDKVTYGNVGLGSASHLCGLMFMNAIDAKLTPIYYKGGGPALNDIIAGHIDVYCDPATGPTPHIQAGTIPGYAITSKKRAATLPNVPTSAEAGVPAFDVTTWYGMYAPRNTPKPIVDALVAALQKALKDPPLVNRFAELSMTPVEQEQATPAALDAFLRAETAKWSRIIKQAGIEPQ from the coding sequence ATGAAGTTCTTCAAGACGATTTTTCTGTTGCTGTTGCTGTTGTCGTTGCGGGCGCCACCGGCTTTCGCACAGGAATACCCGAACCGGCCGATCACCCTCGTCGTTCCGTTCTCGGCCGGCGGACCTGGCGACGTGATCGCGCGGCTGCTTGGAACATCGATGAGCGCAACGCTGAAGCAGTCGATCGTCATCGAGAACGTCGTGGGCGCCGGCGGCACGATCGGAACCAATCGCGTCGCCAAGGCAGCGCCGGACGGATACACGCTGCTGCTGATGCATGTCGGCCAGGCGACCGCACCGGCGCTCTATGCCAAGCTGCCGTTCGACCCGATTGGCGATTTCGCGCCGATCGGTCTCGTCACTGATGTTCCGATGCTTCTGGTGGCGCGAGCGAATTTTCCAGCAAAGGACCTGAAGGAACTTGTCGCCTATGTGCGTGCCCAAGGCGACAAGGTCACCTACGGCAATGTGGGCCTCGGCTCCGCCTCGCATCTTTGCGGGCTGATGTTCATGAACGCGATCGACGCAAAGCTCACTCCGATCTACTACAAAGGCGGTGGACCGGCGCTCAACGACATCATCGCCGGTCACATCGACGTCTATTGCGATCCTGCAACCGGGCCGACGCCCCATATCCAGGCCGGCACCATTCCTGGCTACGCGATTACCAGCAAGAAACGGGCGGCGACCCTGCCGAACGTGCCGACCTCGGCAGAGGCTGGCGTACCGGCGTTCGACGTTACCACCTGGTACGGAATGTATGCGCCGCGCAACACGCCCAAGCCGATTGTGGACGCGCTGGTCGCCGCCTTGCAAAAGGCGCTCAAGGATCCGCCGCTGGTCAACCGCTTCGCCGAGTTGAGCATGACGCCGGTCGAACAGGAGCAGGCTACGCCCGCGGCGCTCGATGCGTTCCTTCGAGCCGAAACCGCCAAGTGGTCGCGCATCATCAAGCAAGCGGGTATCGAGCCTCAATGA